One genomic region from Flagellimonas oceani encodes:
- a CDS encoding ATPase, with translation MNFKAPHIIIEGAISYELGSLKGREIKYDFEKILVYLDAKGKILFGNKFRIHREDREILYKLSLYFIRDRERCKQYGIDVDKGLLLSGPVGCGKTSLMKLFKFIVPHQRPYEVIPCRNIVFGFNHLGYKIIGDYGNSQSFCFDDLGVEPDGVHFGKECNVLGEILLSRYELFTDHKIKSHATTNLNAQELEARYGNRVRSRMRELFNLVGFDKDCKDKRK, from the coding sequence ATGAATTTTAAGGCCCCACATATCATCATTGAAGGTGCCATAAGTTATGAACTGGGCTCCCTGAAGGGCAGGGAGATCAAATACGATTTCGAGAAGATCTTGGTCTATCTCGATGCCAAGGGAAAAATCCTTTTCGGCAATAAATTCAGGATCCATAGGGAGGACCGGGAGATCCTGTACAAGCTCAGCCTTTATTTTATCAGGGATCGGGAGCGTTGTAAGCAATATGGAATCGACGTGGATAAGGGGCTACTCCTCTCTGGACCGGTAGGTTGTGGAAAGACCAGTCTGATGAAACTGTTCAAGTTCATCGTGCCCCACCAACGGCCTTATGAGGTCATCCCCTGTCGAAACATTGTATTTGGATTTAATCATCTTGGATATAAAATCATTGGGGATTATGGGAATTCCCAATCCTTTTGTTTTGATGATCTGGGCGTGGAGCCCGATGGGGTGCATTTTGGAAAAGAATGTAATGTCTTGGGGGAGATCCTATTGTCTCGTTATGAACTGTTCACGGACCATAAGATCAAGAGCCACGCTACTACAAATCTCAACGCACAGGAACTGGAAGCAAGATATGGAAACAGGGTAAGGTCAAGAATGCGGGAACTCTTCAACCTTGTAGGATTCGATAAGGATTGCAAGGACAAAAGAAAATAG